A DNA window from Mycoplasmopsis pullorum contains the following coding sequences:
- a CDS encoding DUF4256 domain-containing protein, whose translation MNSILQKLIPLINPQSNWNDTHTKKLESILESKTNLISQIERALEFLESPELIQYQNELYLVEMSIESPQRRSFCYDKQARIERKKFPPENSAQEWCIKNGVELVDKEFYFYLQELKDIDLKTSSWLKAPKEIRALGGAIFGDKRYNQAFIYHNSADSYYSARGFRVYLKLT comes from the coding sequence ATGAATTCAATTTTACAAAAGTTAATTCCTTTGATTAATCCTCAATCAAATTGAAATGACACTCACACTAAAAAACTAGAATCTATTCTAGAATCCAAAACGAATTTAATTTCTCAGATTGAAAGAGCACTTGAATTTTTAGAATCGCCTGAATTAATTCAATATCAAAATGAATTATATTTGGTCGAAATGTCAATTGAAAGTCCACAACGTCGTAGCTTTTGCTATGATAAGCAAGCTAGAATTGAGCGAAAAAAATTTCCACCTGAAAATTCGGCACAAGAATGATGTATCAAAAATGGTGTCGAATTGGTAGATAAAGAGTTTTATTTTTATTTACAAGAACTTAAAGACATCGATTTAAAAACATCAAGCTGGTTAAAAGCACCAAAAGAAATTCGTGCTTTAGGTGGTGCAATTTTTGGTGATAAAAGATATAATCAAGCTTTTATTTATCACAATAGTGCTGATTCTTACTATTCTGCACGTGGTTTTAGAGTTTATTTGAAATTAACTTAA